One window of Trichomycterus rosablanca isolate fTriRos1 chromosome 2, fTriRos1.hap1, whole genome shotgun sequence genomic DNA carries:
- the arl16 gene encoding ADP-ribosylation factor-like protein 16 isoform X1: MCLLLGATGVGKTLLLKRLQKLCQRDMPVDLGEPPATLPTVGTNLTDLSLRRNTVTVRELGGCMGPIWPSYFKDCTSVIFMVDTANITQISSSCIQLLSVLSAEPLQNASVLVLFNKSDLPCTMSLGEMKSLFRMDDIIASAPQPVTTLELSASSGKGLQEVLDWLNSTQPD; the protein is encoded by the exons ATGTGCTTATTATTGGGTGCTACCGGTGTTGGAAAGACGCTGCTCCTGAAACGACTTCAGA AGCTGTGTCAGCGGGACATGCCTGTTGATTTAGGTGAACCACCTGCTACACTGCCCACG GTGGGCACCAACCTCACAGACCTGAGCCTGAGAAGGAACACAGTGACTGTGAGAGAGTTAGGAGGCTGCATGGGTCCTATCTGGCCCAGCTACTTTAAAGACTGCACCTCTGTTATA TTCATGGTGGACACTGCCAACATCACTCAGATTTCCTCATCCTGTATCCAGCTGCTCTCTGTTCTCTCTGCTGAGCCGCTCCAGAATGCCTCAGTGCTTGTGCTGTTCAACAAGAG TGACCTTCCATGCACTATGTCACTTGGGGAAATGAAGTCGCTGTTCAGGATGGATGACATCATTGCCTCTGCCCCTCAACCAGTCACAACTTTGGAGCTTAGTGCTAGCTCTGGCAAGGGCCTACAGGAAGTGCTTGACTGGCTGAACTCAACGCAACCTGACTGA
- the arl16 gene encoding ADP-ribosylation factor-like protein 16 isoform X2 produces MPVDLGEPPATLPTVGTNLTDLSLRRNTVTVRELGGCMGPIWPSYFKDCTSVIFMVDTANITQISSSCIQLLSVLSAEPLQNASVLVLFNKSDLPCTMSLGEMKSLFRMDDIIASAPQPVTTLELSASSGKGLQEVLDWLNSTQPD; encoded by the exons ATGCCTGTTGATTTAGGTGAACCACCTGCTACACTGCCCACG GTGGGCACCAACCTCACAGACCTGAGCCTGAGAAGGAACACAGTGACTGTGAGAGAGTTAGGAGGCTGCATGGGTCCTATCTGGCCCAGCTACTTTAAAGACTGCACCTCTGTTATA TTCATGGTGGACACTGCCAACATCACTCAGATTTCCTCATCCTGTATCCAGCTGCTCTCTGTTCTCTCTGCTGAGCCGCTCCAGAATGCCTCAGTGCTTGTGCTGTTCAACAAGAG TGACCTTCCATGCACTATGTCACTTGGGGAAATGAAGTCGCTGTTCAGGATGGATGACATCATTGCCTCTGCCCCTCAACCAGTCACAACTTTGGAGCTTAGTGCTAGCTCTGGCAAGGGCCTACAGGAAGTGCTTGACTGGCTGAACTCAACGCAACCTGACTGA